The DNA window ttaaatatatttactgtcacttttgattaattcattgtattcttgctatatatatatatataaaaaaaatcttactgacctcaaactttcaAGCTTCTCCATGAAAGTAAATACCATTATTGTATACTGACTATTCTCAAAAACTCTCGCAGGTGACAGTGAACTGGTTCCAGATGCAGCAGGCTCAGAGCCAGCCTCTCTCAGTCAACTACCAAGCTCTAAATGAACAGGCCAAAAAGTATGAACCAGGCCAGCGCTACTCTGAGTTCGTGTGCAGCCTGCCTAAAGAGCGTGTGTGGCTGGAGTCTCTGTCTCAGGACATTACAGCTTCCTCAAAAACGGGGTAAGTCCACACTCAAGTTTCCGCGTGGGCCAGAGAGAGGCTGCATTGTTTGCATCTTCCTCAGGAAGAACGATGAACGAAACAACGGTCGGTGAAAGCGGGTTGTTTATCCAGAAATTCTGCGCACATGTAAACTCTGCTTTTCAGCTTGACCTCTGAATCACACCCATGTACGAACATACTGGCCAGTGCTATCACCGCtctttacagtgcattcaaatcTCACATTTTCCTGTGGAGTAACCCATTTCCCCAGCAGCAGAGATTTTGCACAGCCTGTTTTGCttgctgtattttaataaagAGTGTTTTAACAAGTGACTTTCCTTTCCAGAATGTCCCTTCACAAGAGGTCTCAGAGCAGCACCCGCTCATCCCATGGGAACCTGTCGCAAGGCTCTGTAACTTCTGCAGATAACCACAGCATAGATGGGGTTGAGGGTACCGTACAACCTTGCAAGGCCAAGATCGCAGAGAGGCGGTCTAATAGCAGTTTAGACATGCAAGGTAAGAGTTGAGAAGGATCTAGACTGGCCACTTAAATGTGTAGGTTTAAAATGGTACATTTCTGTTGCACTAAACGGAATGAATAGAATAATGACAGATTTCACCTATCTATTTGTTTGGATAAACAGATCCAACCTGACTGTAACTTATGTTGAGCTTAAGTTGCTATGTCAGGCTGCTCATGCAGATCTCATGCAAATCTTTGGGTGACATCAGTCTACTCAGACTTAGGGCCCTGTGaaatccattttattatttttttttccgcTTTTTAACTTTCTGGGtggcttttttttaaactttgttttaatgcttaaattaaatgttattcatcaaaaatcatgtataattaattgaaatcatgaaaccTACAATATTAAAccataatttattaaaagtaaaaaaaaaaaaaataaggccctgtgatatgttttttttttttgtaatgttttctattgaaaaaaaaaaaatgtattccatttTAATGGGTTCAttgaatattaataatcaaaagcatctctaattaaataactgaaaaattgtgtattaaaataattatttattcatttattattattttagctatttatttattttttcagaaatagtgtgtgtatttacatttttctgcaaaataaattctggtaaatattcctttaaaaaagaatgttataataatatttgtattattattagtactatTATTAAATTAAGTAATGTTTCTGTCATGGTTTCTTCATGTTAAACTAAACGTTTATTTTAATGGGTTGCTGTGAAGACTTTTCAGTTTCTGTTTCCAtatgaaaaaaacatgatgaaATGCTCATGAATTTACTCTGAAATTATGTTTATGCATTCATGTACCCATATTTTGAAACGCCATGAGTGATTTAAGCGTAGTTTATCTTCTTTGAATGCATCCATCCAAAATTTGGTTAATTCTGTGGCATTCTGCATTATACAGTTCCAATTTAATGACTGGATTTCACAATTCcgtccacgttttctgcatcacagaaatcatagggCCTTATGCATTTGTTAGACTCTGAATCTCCCAGACACGTATTTTCTTCTCACTTAAACAAGATCCTGAGATGTTTGGCActattacacacacatttttggaaAGCCTCAGAATCTTGAACAGCTTATTAGTTTTTTGGTTTGATGCAGCCACTGTGGGTTTTTACTCAGCATTGGCCATCCACAGCTTGGAAAAAAGCTGTCAGCAGACAGGATTAAGGCCCAAGACCCAGATCGGACCTCTGCTTCCAAAAAGCCCCTGTGCTGTGACATTATCAGGCTGCTGGATTACAACCTGAGCCCACATTTAATGCAGCATCCGGACTAGATGACTAAAAATCAAGCACATAAGCAAAATTTGTTAGCATGAAACAGTAGAAAGACTGATTCTCCTAAATGCACGAAGGGTTTTCTCCCTCAGTTTTAGGAATAGAGATTTCCTAGATGAAGGGCAAAGGTAATTCGGAGGTTTATTGTGTGTGTTGTAGTGTTAAGGACGCAGGGCTCCCAGCGAGCCTGGAGCTCAGGCAGTGCCGGTGGAGGAGGGATGTGCAGTGACTCGGAGAGTGCTGGAGGAAGCAGTGAGTCTCGCTCAATGGACTCCCCCACAGCTAGTCCAGGTACTTTCTTTGGTGTCATCACACAGCATCCTACAGTACAGTGCATTTCACAATAGGAGGTTAATCCCACACCAAAATTGGTTTAATGTATGAGTAGGCCAATATGTATGTTTGACATACATATCAGTTTACATCAAATCAAAGTGCTTTTTTTGATAGATGTTGTGACAGCTCTAAATCATACATACCACAAAAACTTGTCTATATCTGTCAGCTAGATAGTGACATATTTACATCAGCAGAActtaacagattctgcaaaacaATAATGTTCACAACATCAAAGAAAAAGCAAGAATAAAAACGTGATCAACCAACTGTTAGGACTTTAGAATGTTAACACTGGCCTAATCAGGCAAGTTTTGTCAGATTTCCTTAAATGTTTTACTCTTTTCCAGTTGCATCAGCCATTCTTATTGTCCAGTGTAATGTGTTGCTAGTTTAGGCACGTTTGTGAGTTTTGCTTGTAAAATGGTTGACCTAGTTATCAGTGGACAGGATGGAGAAGTGCTTTGCAGGACGGACGTAtcaagtgtgtgtttatatgtgtgtgttacaggGGATTTCAAACGCAGGCTTCCCAGAACCCCCTCAACTGGTACCATGTCTTCTGCAGATGACCTGGATGAGAGGGAACCACCCTCCCCGTTAGATAATGGTTGGTAGTACAATCTGAACAGTGTGattgtgagtgtatgtgtggtGACACCAcaggtttgtttttattatgcaaGTGCTGAATCGCTCGCACCCATGTTTTTGCTTTCAGTGCAGCTGTGCAGACGGGCTGGGTGTTGACACTGGCAGACTGCCACAGTTGGCAGTTCCTGTCTCTCCAACAAAAGTGTTACATTTCAGTTATAATTGCTGAATGCAAACAAATGTTAAAAGTAGGGAAATACATTTGAGGAACTGGAGAGAAGCTCCTGCTTCCTCAAAAGTACTAAAGAACCATTCATGAAATAGGAATGCAATAGTCATGAAAGTTTTTTCAATTCCCATCCCAACTCACATTTAAGACTCTTGATCATCCTGTAGCCACACCAGAACGTATTTTTTCAGCTATTAAAACACTTGCCTTTTCTTGTCCCAGGCCTTACTGAAATGGTGATGGAAACGGCCAGTTCTCCCGGCCCTTTTCGTAACACACAGATGTCAAAAGCGGCACAAACTCACAAGTTGCGGAAACTGCGAGCGCCTTCCAAATGCAGAGAATGTGACGGGCTGGTCGTGTTTCACGGGGCTGAATGTGAGGAGGTACGGTCATCAACTTCAACGCTCACATCTGTTCCGTTCACATTGTTCATTAGAGCCGGTTGTCATTCCCTGATCTCTTTTTCCATAGTGCTCTTTGGCCTGTCATAAGAAATGCCTGGAGACTCTTGCCATTCAGTGTGGTCATAAGAAGCTCCAGGGCAGACTGCACCTATTCGGGATTGACTTCGCCCAAGTAGCTAAGAACAGTCCTGACGGCATCCCTTTCATCATCAAAAAATGCACCTCAGAAATTGAGAGTCGTGCCCTGAACATTAAGGTGAAGAATCGAGAGGCAACTGAAAGGAATTTGTTCAGTTCAATGTTTGTGAGTCATTTTGGAGTGACGCCTACTTTCGGTTCATTTCAAGGGCATTTATCGGGTGAATGGGGCGAAGTCTCGTGTGGAGAAGCTGTGCCAGGCCTTTGAGAATGGAAAGGACTTAGTGGAGCTTTCTGACCTCCACCCACATGACATAAGCAACGTGCTCAAGCTTTACCTGAGACAGGTGTGGTGGGACAAATAATCCCAGTTTCATCATGTCTATATGAAACTTGAAATAATAGAGTGCAACAGTGTCCGCCCGCTTTTTGGTTTCGGAAGTATTTTTCACCTAggagttttttatttgttatagaGCTATAAGCCTTGAGACAAAGCAACCAGCTATGAGGTGAATCACAACATTGCAAACTTTGTTCTtgaaaaatgtttgtgaaaatctTATATATATGGTGTGTACTTAACATATCTAATAAGGTTAAAGTAAGTAGTCTGACAAGGCATGAAAAATGATTTGCAGTTCTTCACAGGAGTGGACATGCACTAAAAACCATTTAGCTCATTGTAGGTCTATCTTTAAGGGTTTATAAGTTAAAAATCAGTTCCTTAAGGAGAAAATTAATTCGATTTTATCTGCCAAAGCCCAGCTGTTGCACTCTATAGTGTCTTCCATTGCTTTTCACATTTTGCTGATTTGACACTGtcttaataaataattcaattgaTTTTCAGCTGCCAGAGCCATTGATTCTGTATCGGTATTACAACGATATCATCGGGCTGGCAAAAGAGACTAAGAACATGAAGGAGACGGACTCAACTGAAGATGAATCACCAGGAGAGCAGCAGTGCCTCAGTATTGAGCTTAAAAGTGTCCTCATTAAAATCGGAGACCTCCTTCGCCAGCTTCCAGTGGCCCACTACAAAACCCTGCAGTTCCTCATCACCCATCTGCACAGGTACACCAACACAAAGCATAAACCAAAGCATGTTTAAAGAGCTCATATAGCAAAGCAGCAGGAATCCCTTTTTGGGATCTGTTTTTCTTTGCTTGCTGCTTGACGTCCTTGAATGTGTTTAgtgaaagtgaaatataatgtatGACTCTACAGAGTGTCAGAGCAAGCTGAGGAGAACAAGATGACCGCAAGTAACCTGGGCATCATCTTCGGTCCCACCCTCATCAAGCCCAGGCAGTTGGAGGCAGAAGTGTCACTGTCCTCTGTGGTTGACTACCCCCACCAGGCCCGCATGGTGGACCTGTTGATCAGGCACCACCAGATGATCTTTGATGTCCCCCTCAGCCCTGTGTCTCCCACCAGTCCGTCAGCACCACAGCCAGCGCTCAGCCGCCACTTCCAATCTCTCATGGATATCAAAGAAGTGAGCTGGGCCAGAGAATGAAAGCTGGACTTTTGGGGGGACTTTATTAGAAATTTGATTTCTGATCTGTGTTTATCCTTCATACAGAGTGCAAAAGTCTACAAGAGACACTCGTCTGTGATTACCTCTACACAGCTAATGGAGAGAGTGAAGGAGAAAGTGAAGGAGATGAAGGCAGGGGACGATAAAGGGCAAACTCCTGGTTAGTATGATTGTCTCTGCTCATTTTTGGTATTAATTGTTAGCATAAAATCAATACTGACCCCCTTTGATGAGCCATGGCAGAATGAGAAATAGATAATATCTTGTCTAAAAGCATAGCAGGAAAAAATAGCTCATATTGATGTGAAAATTAAGTGAAAGTTTATGCaagaaaaatgaatataattgttttgaaaatattcTTCAGTAATATTGATGtggttttgttaaaataaataatgatgattTCTTGGGTTGTCCCTGACTAAAGCAGGaaaaatagatctttttttttttcatttgaaagtgaaagtttatgcaagaaaaattaatatatttgttttgaaaatattcTTCAGCAATATTTATGTGGTTTtgttaaaacaaataatgaaGATTTCTAGGGCTGTCCCCgactaaagatttttctggtCGTCTAGTAGTCATTCATTTTAAGAATCATTTGACTAATTGcaagtttattaataaaccatttaaatcataATACCAAGCCTTTAATTGCCTTCATAGTCTAATAAGCAAAGCACACGCCTAAAGCTTGCCACAGAGCACCGGCAGAAGTAACGATAATGTATGTGTCAGGGAAAAAACAGTAAGGAGGCTGcattaacatttcaaataattcattgataaactagtgctttctttgtttttggtttaagagatgaagtcggcgacacagagacagacagcgcgtcctgtttgctttcattattttacaaaagcgcaatgttttgttgttactgtgagtacacacaaataaatgtagcgTCTTTAAAAATCCgaaagatgtattactcttatctgtatgaccaaaaattatggagtattttaagagcaaatgACCGCATCGGTACCTTCATCTGTCCTGCATTGAGCTACTGTTCAGCTTCTTCACTCCACACAGTCACTTAAACAGCCCACATTACTCTgggttaacattagattgagtgGCTTAAAGTTGCTAATACTTTTCACATGATAAGCCACATTTGAGGTCGATAAATGATAGACGAGTGTTTGGATGTCCTGTCTGATGTAACTAGCCTATATTACCACATACACCAGCAATTAACGATCTGTTGGTCATGGACTGTGTGACTTGCCctgtgtatattattttttttcctgcggCTAAGCGactaataaaatcatatttttcaaataaagccagggtaaccctgtgaaaatgacatgaatatgacatgcataaagtgcagcataatttaaaatcacgaatttagggccctattttaatgatctaaacgcaaagtgtaaagcacggaaaaacggttggcgcgcctgggtgcatggtctaaacgggttctccctattctcttaatgagcaatgggtgttttttgggtgtaacgtgcaataaaccaatcagagtcttatcttccattccctttaagagccagttgcgctcgtgccataaCGGAATTGTTATTTACACggcagaatttggcaagcgcaaagacaggaTGCGCCTCCGAGATGAAATGGAGCTGCTCGTGTgggagcaaatagatagcctaattctgatataTGTGATGACTATTCATTAtgacattatatataaatttttattttttacttttatttttttacttttatttttatatatttaattagcattCAAAAtattcttatgcattgcaatccttaatttttatatatatttggcatgtttgtgtgctgctgtgcatccctgtgtttaataaccAGTGTTTACGTGCGTCGTGGACCCGCCTATACTaacatgctctttaaataacagaaaaaacattgcgcaagactttagaccaggtttgaaatggtctatggcgcagtctattttcagctccttaaaatagcaatgtgcctgaacacacctcttttttagatcagcacgcccatgggcgcacaaatgagcgcaaatgcatttgctaattaaaacgATGTGGCGCTGGATGGAAAAATGCAACCGGACTGaatctagcaaacacacttgagcTGTGCTTTGCGTCGGTTGTATTATAGGGCccttaaagtttaaagcattcaattaacaCGGACTGACCATCACGCAGAGAACATGTGATCATGCtgtataaaaatgcacacttcacaagatttcACAGCTGGATTTGACTGAGTTTGAATGGTTTGTGAAATttaatgttcattagtcattcaaagattaaaattatataaatgcatttttgcttaatgctgatggcaaatgAGACAGtgttataatgtttgcctttctatcaCTATTAggcttaataaaaaattaatcgttaTAATACATTCTGTACATCAATTTCTTTGCTTAAGAGTTCTATCTGATTGTTAGACCgacttctatccgtattagaCAGAATCGTTTACGATGATGAACGAGAGAGAGTTTGAGCACTATGTGTGCTCAGgtgtgctgtcaaaataaaagttccgCCTCTAatacatcggccaagcagaaaaacttttcAGCCGATGCAGATATTTGAAATATGCCAGATATCGTCCGAAATATCAGCCATGGTGATATATTGGTTGACCACTAGTTATGAGTTATAAGTTCTACAAATTTCAATAATTACAACTGGTTATTCTCAGATGATTTAATCTTATGTatttcatataattatatattcaaaaataatgCTCTGTGCATCTTTAGACATTATAAATTTGCTAGTTTTCATTATAGATTTGTGcaaaaaagtttgcaatattttataaatttcgataaaaaaaactttctgcgAATTGACAGCATTTCCATTAACTGATGTTATGTGACCACATTTTCTCCCCCCTCGTAATAAGTAATAACTACAGATGTTGCTAGGCTTATGTATATAGCAGCCACTGGACTAgccattatttttaacatataggCATATAGGATTGTATTTTTAGTGAAGCAGTGTGAAGAGCCGCTTCTGAAACGTACTGCTGCGTAGCTGGTATAAACACAAGCACTGAATAGAGTGGCCAGTGGAAGTGTCAGAGGCGTAATGTGCTGCAGACATGTGCAGTGTAAATAAGGGTTTATCCAAGTATTAATGGCAAGGAAAGCCCTTAATAATTGAGAACGGCCACATATGAGGTGTTTCTTGGAGGTTGTAGTACATtaaagaatgatcatgtgacttttACGCATGTCAGGTGacctgtaaatgtaaaaaaaaaaaaaaaaaaaaaacttcattctgTTGCAGTTTTGCAAAATATTCCTTTTTCAAATTGCCTGAAAAACCACCTCATGCGAACGTAAAAACATTTTAGCGGTATATCAGAGTTGTTTGCAAAACTTACTTGTTTCCATTAGGTGTATTGACctgtaaatgtgaaaaaaagaaatgcattctgTTGCAGTTTTgcgaaataatatttatttttcaagttgCTTTAAAAACCACCTCAGGGAATATTACAACTTTTTTGCGATATATCAGGGTTTTCCAAAATTGACATGTTTCCGTTTTCGTTTGCGCTATTTTCTTACTACAGTAGTTCTTCTGAAGTATGTAAAATTTGAGAATTTTAATTTATGAACTCATTAATGGAAAGTTGTGGATCACATATAATATGGTTTTAGTTGAAAAATATAAGGTTTTGACTTTTCTAAGTCTTTATTTCAGTCAGGCAAAACTAGaggtgtccccgactaaggatttaCATAGTAGTACAAGTATCAGAATTTTGCTGAAAATCGACTGGTAGTCGAATGATAAGTTTGGGAGTGGGGCAAAATACATTACCAAGAGTCAAGTTTGACTTTCGACAGTCATAATTTACTGATGTTATCAtgcagggaaaatgtgtaacggACACCTTGCAGATAAAATTGGGGGAAATAACGTTTTATGTTTAGATTAAACAATGGTTAACATTAAACTTCTAACTTTAAACTCATATTTCTAAACTGCTGAGGTAAGTGTACCATTTGATTtaagggaactagttgcttattagcataatGGGATATTAactgtttattaaaatacattttaatgccttATTATGCACGatcatattctagatcccttaacctTTCACATTACCTAAacataacaactaccttactattaatttACAGCACATTAGGAGTTTACTGAAAGCAAACTCTCAGTTATACAAGTTGGACAAACTTAAAGTGAACAGCCTATGTGTTTCGAAATCTAAAATGTTACTAGTTTAAATCGTGATTTGTTTTGGCCAAATCAAAAGTATTTAATTGTGTctttttcaataatatttattttcagtaatttaattacaagtgacaggaaagacatgTATGCTACTAAACGTGTTTTCCATTCCAGCAGGTGAGTCCTCAGATGTCAATGAGGTAGGCTCAGCTCCTGTAGACGTGCAGAAGTTCCCATCGGGTGCCAGCAGCCGAGTGGTGCAACTACGTACTCAGCGCACCAAGCCAGTGTCTCGACCCATCAGCATGCCCGTGGAGCGACTGCTCAACGAGCGCAACAGTCGCAACACAGAAGACTGTGAACACTCACAGCCCACCATTCATGAGACCCCCGAACCGGACAAGCCTTCGACACCGCGCGTCACCAGCCATTACAGAAACCCCTTCATTGACACACAGACACTGAGGAGGACCTGGGACAGACAGTACAGGCATTACGATGTGACTCCCAGAACTGCAATGATAGTGGCCAACCTGCCTTCCTCTGGTGTGCCAAAACCGTCAGAAATTAGCGTTGTACCCCAAAGCAGCACCAGTAGAACAAATGGTAAAAGCCAGTCCACCGCGGCTCCGATATCCTTCCGAGCGCCACGGACACTAAAACCCCCTCCCGGAACGTTCTATAGACCTCCATCAGTAAGTCAAATAAGGCCATTTGACTCACTGGCAAAAACCGTTTCACCAACAACAACCACTACCACAGGAGCTATTTACACAACATCCATCACCATATTTACAACAGCAGCCACATCGAATGTTTCGACAGTCTCCGCAGCCGTCACGACTCCCCCAACCACACCAACAACATCAGTGACGAGCACGCTAACAGCCAAGCCAACCTTTACGACAGTCATGAGCGCTGTATCAAGAGCAGAGGAAGGACTGTCAGAGAACGACTCCATCAGCCCCGTCACACTCTCTCCGCCTCAATCTCCAAGCTCCAGCGCAGACGAGCCCGGCCCTACAGACGCCAAACCCCTCTATCAGAGACGGAGTTGGCGAAAGCAGGAGCTAGAGCATCGAGAGGcccattttgtttaaaaaaatgcccTCTTGTATTGCTTGGTACAGCATCCTATATGTGACGCTCAGAAAGTGACTGATTCCTCCACAGGCCTCACAAGGTCATTTTAATGGTCTAGTAGATCTGTCTACggctttatgtgtgtgtatttgtatgtaaaCTGTCGTTTTTGTGccatactgtatatatgaaaattgttttaatatcCCTTTGAGAAAGGGCAAAAATATTAGGAGAGAGGTGAAACGTCTCTATGAAATTTTGTCTCTTCAAGCTACTATTTGAGCCAGAAATGTCAGCAGAGGTCCAAAACATTTGTGACATTCGCTTATCCATAAGTGAGCACTCTTTTATGTTATTTTCAGATGTTGTTTCTGAACATTTATGCCAAATGTGTCTTTTCTTATTATCTCCTTTATAGTGATGAGATGAGACACTTCTATAACAGTAAATAATCAGCTATATTAATGTGTTAATAAAGTCAAAGGTTGTGTAATAATTGTATAAACTCAGAAGGAATGTGTATAGTATTATCTGTAAATTCATGCCAACTTGCTCATTTTGATGCACTTGCACAGCCTAACTTTTTAACATGCATTCATCACTGCCCTTTCATGATGTAATGCAGCCACTGCTggctgttttatttgttttatagtttGTCTCTTGGAAACACTCCTGCTTGTGTGTGTTCTAGGCTGCGGAAGTGCATCGGTGTTATTTCAGAGTTATATatgcatttgtttacatttttacacataACCTGCTGCCATAAACACATCTATACCAACAATTCTTGAAGACATGCAACATGTTTGCagattaaatatttagttaaaactATTTTCTGCTctattttttctttcatgttttgTGCATTCAAGTGTAAAagactaaatgttttatttttaactgaaacattaaaaattgtTGAAATgcagctgaaattaaatatacatattacatgacaatttacattttagataCTGTAGAACTTCAAAGTTAGAAGTGTTGcaacttactgaaataaaaataaataaattaaagcttaatagtaatattaataaagtaatatgaatagtattattaacattaaaatataatgaaatataaaaacattacgaagacacaaaaatttaaaatttctgaaaatatacaaatataagaaTATTAAATACTATGGTATATAAATTATGACTTCTGCACCATGATTTTCTTCCTCATTTTCCATATGCTAGATAAAAGTTGTAATGTTTAATCACTCGGAAAAGTAAAAGtacctctttcaaaaaaaaaaaaaagcacaatttgaAAACAGTTTGGAAGAATTTGATTTAATACTCACAAAAACAACAGTAACAGAATTCCTGCCTTAGCAAACATactaattaaattagtttttaaattacagtttattacgaTGTGATCAGGTGAACATGTTCAGTACTTCATGTCAGAGGTTTTTTTGGGGAAAGCCACACTTTCTGTCCAGTGGGCATTCTTACCTGTTGTCCTCCCTCCGTGGATATCTGTCTGTTTGGCTGAAACTGTCCCTGTCCCGCTCGGACTCGTGCAACAAACACACCACACTCAAACAGAAGACTTCAAATAAAACAGTCTCCAAATGtccagaatgcacaatataacaACACACATATCAATATTCTTAAATGCCTCACCAGTCTCCCACATGTAGAGTCCTCctaagccatcttcaagaatcagttaaaacacatctcttccatctttatttgaccctctaactctagcactctctattctaattctattctttaaaaaaattactcatTTTAGATTTGCACTCTATTAATTTACTAACTGCTTCTTTTTCTAATTCATGTTTTCTtgatttgtaagtcactttggataaaagcatctgctaaatgactaaatgtaaatgtcaatgtACATGTAAATAAACAGCAGTCATGTTCAAATGGAGGGCTTTGCTGGTGGCCATGTTAACCCTGCAGATTAAGGCAATCGGATTAGTCGAGTCAGAAGCAGCAAGTTTGGCTGTTGTGTTTCAGCGACTATCATGGACTGGAATCATCTACTTTTATTCGTGAATGATACAGAACTCATATT is part of the Carassius auratus strain Wakin chromosome 27, ASM336829v1, whole genome shotgun sequence genome and encodes:
- the LOC113045506 gene encoding rho GTPase-activating protein 29-like isoform X3, with protein sequence MGDVDSGSRLGYPQTRRSRSFENLSEDSGGCSQKDLTDPALSPELSTVEQVDLLLLKNESGVESALLYAKAWSKYTKDVLAWVEKRLSLDMECAKSFAKIAESAKAVASQQDFMPFRDIYVSAFKNEIEYNQVLLQTAAALQTNKFIQPLLARRNDLDKQRKEIKEQWQRELKKMSEAESALKKTRLLKVQKREEYEKARSSTSRTEEEQPTAGGRTLEKKRRAEEEALQKAEEAHEQYKACVADLEAKKVSLSNAKSEILAQIRKLVFQCDLTLKAVTVNWFQMQQAQSQPLSVNYQALNEQAKKYEPGQRYSEFVCSLPKERVWLESLSQDITASSKTGMSLHKRSQSSTRSSHGNLSQGSVTSADNHSIDGVEGTVQPCKAKIAERRSNSSLDMQVLRTQGSQRAWSSGSAGGGGMCSDSESAGGSSESRSMDSPTASPGDFKRRLPRTPSTGTMSSADDLDEREPPSPLDNGLTEMVMETASSPGPFRNTQMSKAAQTHKLRKLRAPSKCRECDGLVVFHGAECEECSLACHKKCLETLAIQCGHKKLQGRLHLFGIDFAQVAKNSPDGIPFIIKKCTSEIESRALNIKGIYRVNGAKSRVEKLCQAFENGKDLVELSDLHPHDISNVLKLYLRQLPEPLILYRYYNDIIGLAKETKNMKETDSTEDESPGEQQCLSIELKSVLIKIGDLLRQLPVAHYKTLQFLITHLHRVSEQAEENKMTASNLGIIFGPTLIKPRQLEAEVSLSSVVDYPHQARMVDLLIRHHQMIFDVPLSPVSPTSPSAPQPALSRHFQSLMDIKESAKVYKRHSSVITSTQLMERVKEKVKEMKAGDDKGQTPAGESSDVNEVGSAPVDVQKFPSGASSRVVQLRTQRTKPVSRPISMPVERLLNERNSRNTEDCEHSQPTIHETPEPDKPSTPRVTSHYRNPFIDTQTLRRTWDRQYRHYDVTPRTAMIVANLPSSGVPKPSEISVVPQSSTSRTNGKSQSTAAPISFRAPRTLKPPPGTFYRPPSVSQIRPFDSLAKTVSPTTTTTTGAIYTTSITIFTTAATSNVSTVSAAVTTPPTTPTTSVTSTLTAKPTFTTVMSAVSRAEEGLSENDSISPVTLSPPQSPSSSADEPGPTDAKPLYQRRSWRKQELEHREAHFV